One Algibacter sp. L3A6 genomic region harbors:
- a CDS encoding NADPH-dependent F420 reductase translates to MKIGIIGSGKIGGNLGKHWAQAGHNVLFSSRHPEELGSLVKEAGANAKALTVTETFEAKADVYVLAMPFKAIDQIAEHYAGEYANSIILDATNPYPSRDGDMAQNVRDANYNASEYTAMKFGTAKTAKAFNTIQADHLKNRAFRMQDKLSVPFAAQDESSKNVVKELIEDIGFDAVYVGNLSDSKIMDPDQEIYGMSVSKTELLDTIHSQKSF, encoded by the coding sequence ATGAAAATAGGAATAATAGGAAGCGGAAAAATTGGAGGAAATTTAGGAAAACATTGGGCACAAGCAGGCCATAACGTGCTATTTAGCTCGAGACATCCAGAAGAATTAGGTAGTCTTGTTAAGGAAGCTGGAGCCAATGCTAAAGCTTTGACAGTAACAGAAACTTTTGAAGCTAAAGCTGATGTTTATGTGTTAGCCATGCCATTTAAAGCCATTGACCAAATCGCGGAACATTACGCAGGTGAATATGCAAACAGCATCATTTTAGATGCTACTAATCCATACCCATCTCGAGATGGCGATATGGCACAAAATGTAAGAGATGCTAATTATAATGCATCGGAATATACAGCCATGAAATTTGGTACAGCAAAAACAGCCAAAGCGTTTAATACCATACAAGCCGATCACTTAAAAAATCGTGCTTTTAGAATGCAAGATAAACTATCTGTTCCTTTTGCAGCGCAAGACGAAAGTAGTAAAAACGTGGTAAAAGAACTTATAGAAGATATTGGTTTCGATGCTGTTTATGTTGGGAACTTAAGTGATTCTAAAATTATGGATCCCGATCAAGAAATTTACGGTATGTCGGTTTCTAAAACAGAACTTTTAGATACCATTCATTCTCAAAAATCATTTTAA
- the hpf gene encoding ribosome hibernation-promoting factor, HPF/YfiA family, with product MQIIYEYHDVSASSSLEAIAKDKLESLQKKFNFVHRADVFFKVQNRTDDKEQICDIRLSLPGPRIFASTNAETFEAAIAETIRDLEIQLNKTKDKMGAR from the coding sequence ATGCAAATTATATATGAATATCACGATGTGTCTGCAAGCAGTAGCTTAGAGGCCATCGCAAAAGACAAACTAGAAAGCTTACAGAAAAAATTCAATTTCGTCCATCGGGCCGATGTATTTTTTAAAGTACAAAACCGAACAGACGATAAAGAACAAATTTGTGATATACGCTTAAGTTTACCTGGCCCAAGGATATTTGCATCCACAAATGCAGAAACATTTGAAGCCGCTATTGCTGAAACTATTCGAGACTTAGAAATTCAGCTAAACAAGACAAAAGATAAAATGGGAGCTAGATAA
- a CDS encoding NAD-dependent succinate-semialdehyde dehydrogenase → MSNTKDKTNFETINPATGETIETYKYMDSKEAASKVKDAHNAFLKWKLTSLDERAKIIKSIGKTLEKNKDAYAKLMTQEMGKLISQSYEEIELCIGICDYTATEGLKHLQDEHRPLYDGGKGTIHYSPIGVIYGIQPWNFPLYQPIRYSIANLMAGNGVLLKHAKNVTGSAIMLKKIYEEAGLPKDLFQVLVINHDVSDEIIANDAVRGVTLTGSSGAGKHVAIKSAEVLKKTVLELGSNDAYVVLDDADINLAAEVCAKARIYNNGQTCVAAKRFIVADSAYDAFKEKFVSLMESMELGDPTNSDTDLGPIARKDLREELHDKVTKSVENGAKILCGGEIPNTKGYFYPSTVLDNVKPGQPAYSDELFGPVASLIKAKDNEDAMRIANDSKFGLGGGIFSKNEEKALELAKNHFDTGMIHINSYGLAYPNMPFGGVKDSGYGREHGGFGVREFINAKAITQQK, encoded by the coding sequence ATGAGTAATACAAAAGATAAAACCAATTTTGAGACTATTAATCCTGCAACGGGAGAAACAATAGAAACATATAAATACATGGACAGCAAAGAAGCTGCCAGCAAAGTAAAAGACGCCCACAACGCCTTTTTGAAGTGGAAATTAACATCTTTAGATGAACGTGCAAAAATTATAAAATCTATTGGTAAAACTCTAGAGAAAAATAAGGATGCTTACGCTAAACTAATGACTCAGGAAATGGGTAAACTAATTTCACAGAGTTATGAAGAAATAGAATTGTGTATTGGCATTTGCGACTATACCGCTACAGAAGGTTTAAAACATTTACAAGATGAACACAGACCACTTTATGATGGAGGAAAAGGAACTATACATTATTCTCCAATAGGTGTAATTTATGGTATTCAACCCTGGAATTTCCCGTTATACCAACCTATACGTTATTCTATAGCCAACTTAATGGCAGGAAACGGTGTTTTACTTAAACACGCAAAAAACGTAACAGGATCGGCTATTATGCTGAAGAAAATATATGAAGAAGCAGGGCTTCCAAAAGACTTGTTTCAGGTACTAGTTATTAATCACGATGTATCGGATGAAATTATTGCCAACGATGCCGTTAGAGGTGTTACATTAACAGGTAGTTCTGGAGCCGGAAAACACGTAGCTATAAAATCTGCCGAAGTATTAAAGAAAACCGTTTTAGAACTAGGTAGTAATGATGCTTATGTTGTTTTAGACGATGCTGATATAAACTTAGCAGCAGAAGTTTGTGCCAAAGCTAGAATATACAATAACGGACAAACCTGTGTTGCCGCTAAACGTTTTATAGTAGCTGATAGTGCTTACGATGCTTTTAAAGAAAAATTTGTAAGTCTTATGGAGAGTATGGAACTTGGTGACCCCACAAATTCGGATACCGATTTAGGCCCTATAGCTAGAAAAGATTTAAGAGAAGAACTACATGATAAAGTAACAAAAAGTGTTGAAAACGGTGCCAAAATTTTATGCGGTGGCGAAATACCGAACACAAAAGGTTATTTCTACCCTTCTACTGTTTTAGATAACGTAAAACCAGGGCAACCTGCATATAGCGATGAGCTTTTTGGACCTGTAGCGTCTTTAATAAAAGCAAAAGATAATGAAGATGCTATGCGTATTGCCAATGATAGTAAATTTGGTTTAGGTGGTGGTATTTTCAGTAAAAACGAAGAGAAAGCTTTAGAATTAGCCAAGAATCATTTTGACACAGGAATGATACATATTAATTCTTACGGCTTAGCGTATCCTAATATGCCTTTTGGAGGCGTTAAAGATTCCGGTTACGGAAGAGAACACGGTGGTTTTGGTGTACGCGAGTTTATTAATGCAAAAGCCATTACACAACAAAAATAA